From one Halothece sp. PCC 7418 genomic stretch:
- a CDS encoding cyclopropane-fatty-acyl-phospholipid synthase family protein, which translates to MSTTASTLNFKTAPGHQVLAKAGKTVLRPGGLEATSQLLEWADFQPQETVLELAASFGKSAIWLAKRYGVQVVGIERNPESVRIAQENIRQAGLEGQVEVREGNIFNLAEITETFDYVFAEAILTMQSANGKAKILAGIEKVLKPGGIFLSHEMIAGGNRDEIDRALSQVIRVNAQPLSETEWEQACTEAGLSIKQAKTGEMGLLNPKRVIEDEGLFPALKIAWNVLTQAEIRERVFQMRNTFNQYRNQLGYIAFSATKE; encoded by the coding sequence ATGAGTACCACAGCATCAACTCTCAATTTTAAAACTGCCCCTGGACATCAAGTGCTTGCCAAAGCGGGTAAAACCGTGTTGCGCCCTGGTGGGTTAGAAGCAACTAGCCAACTGCTAGAGTGGGCTGATTTTCAACCACAAGAAACCGTTTTGGAATTAGCTGCCAGTTTTGGTAAAAGTGCCATTTGGCTGGCGAAACGTTACGGCGTACAAGTCGTTGGGATTGAACGAAATCCTGAAAGTGTCCGCATCGCCCAAGAAAATATCCGTCAAGCGGGATTAGAAGGACAAGTGGAAGTTCGTGAGGGCAATATTTTTAACCTCGCAGAAATCACTGAAACCTTTGATTATGTCTTTGCTGAAGCCATTTTAACTATGCAGTCAGCGAACGGGAAAGCGAAAATTTTAGCAGGGATTGAGAAGGTGCTGAAACCAGGAGGAATCTTCCTCTCTCATGAAATGATTGCGGGTGGAAATCGAGACGAGATTGACCGCGCCCTTTCGCAAGTGATTCGGGTGAATGCTCAGCCTTTATCGGAAACGGAATGGGAACAAGCTTGTACAGAAGCGGGATTAAGCATCAAACAAGCCAAAACTGGAGAAATGGGCTTACTCAACCCGAAACGAGTGATTGAAGATGAAGGGTTATTTCCTGCGCTGAAAATTGCTTGGAATGTACTCACCCAAGCGGAAATCAGAGAGCGCGTTTTCCAAATGAGAAACACCTTTAATCAATACCGTAACCAACTCGGTTACATTGCTTTTTCGGCAACTAAGGAGTAA
- a CDS encoding VWA domain-containing protein, producing MIKTSYHFEQPILPAESALNTSLLIRFRPDLPESPRRNLNLSLVIDRSGSMAGSPLYHALKAAEAVVDQLTPDDILSVVVYDDRVDTIIPPQKVTDKTALKKAITQVRAGGITNLSGGWLQGCDYVKQGLDPQKINRVLLLTDGLANMGIIDPTVLTNTAQQKAEEGIVTTTLGFAQGFNEDLLIGMARATSGNFYFIQSVDEAEEVFSIELDTLRAVVGQNLVATLELADGVQLLETLSLAQVTATDQDQTEIALGELYEGEDKLLGLQLALPAAKGGELPVMKLHYRADVVENNAIQSVSGSTDIVASVGTVEEAAQSASSEIILELSRLSIAKAKEVALDLAERGQHEQGEQMLRGTIKTLQDKGLNENFEIAEEIEQLEYFASRIANKQLGNAGRKELRDQSYQTMVRNRSDLAARGVAPGEEVSELAVASDVGSGVELHCVREKGKLRIKVSSDGYDQTKNVQFPRAIRAEGARYVVEGLELSKDGSFYRVQGEISRLSKPGEPDPFSRPTRTQPVSSRKPAKGPASINDLPTTDTVGEGILVQCVKDGKKLRARVVSDGYEPDWNMRFPRSIREEGMLYVVDEVKTAPDGKSYIACGEIKRFVQPTVAS from the coding sequence ATGATCAAAACCAGTTATCACTTTGAGCAGCCCATCTTACCAGCAGAATCTGCATTAAATACAAGTCTTCTCATTCGATTTCGTCCCGACTTACCCGAATCTCCCCGACGGAATCTGAATCTTTCTCTAGTGATTGATCGCTCAGGTTCAATGGCTGGCTCTCCCTTGTATCATGCCTTAAAAGCAGCAGAAGCGGTGGTGGATCAACTGACTCCAGATGATATTCTCTCAGTCGTCGTTTATGACGATCGCGTTGATACGATTATCCCTCCGCAAAAAGTAACCGACAAAACAGCGCTCAAAAAAGCCATTACTCAGGTGAGGGCTGGGGGAATTACAAATTTATCTGGAGGATGGTTGCAAGGTTGTGACTATGTAAAACAGGGACTTGATCCGCAAAAAATTAATCGGGTGCTTTTGTTAACCGATGGTCTCGCTAATATGGGCATCATTGACCCCACTGTTCTCACGAATACGGCACAACAAAAAGCAGAGGAAGGAATCGTTACAACGACCTTAGGATTTGCCCAAGGGTTCAATGAAGATCTATTGATTGGCATGGCAAGGGCTACCAGTGGGAACTTCTATTTTATTCAAAGTGTTGATGAAGCAGAAGAAGTTTTTAGTATTGAGTTAGATACGTTACGGGCGGTTGTTGGTCAAAACTTAGTTGCAACCCTAGAGTTGGCGGATGGTGTGCAATTACTGGAGACGCTGAGTTTGGCGCAAGTCACCGCAACCGATCAAGATCAAACGGAAATTGCACTGGGAGAACTCTATGAGGGAGAAGATAAGCTACTGGGGTTACAGTTAGCCCTACCCGCAGCGAAAGGGGGAGAGTTACCAGTCATGAAACTCCACTACCGCGCTGATGTCGTGGAAAATAATGCCATTCAATCAGTTTCAGGAAGCACAGATATTGTTGCGTCAGTGGGAACAGTGGAAGAAGCAGCCCAAAGTGCTTCTAGTGAGATTATCTTAGAATTAAGTCGGCTCAGTATTGCGAAAGCGAAAGAAGTTGCCCTTGATCTCGCCGAACGCGGTCAACATGAACAAGGGGAACAAATGTTACGGGGAACGATCAAAACCCTTCAGGATAAGGGATTAAATGAGAATTTTGAAATTGCTGAAGAAATCGAGCAACTGGAGTATTTCGCCAGCCGTATTGCGAACAAACAGCTAGGGAATGCTGGACGAAAAGAATTACGCGATCAAAGTTACCAGACAATGGTTCGTAACCGTAGCGATTTAGCTGCGCGTGGGGTTGCTCCTGGGGAAGAAGTGAGTGAGCTTGCGGTGGCTTCTGACGTGGGTTCTGGCGTTGAACTGCACTGTGTTCGGGAAAAAGGTAAGCTGCGGATTAAAGTGTCGTCAGACGGATATGATCAGACTAAAAATGTGCAGTTTCCGAGAGCAATTCGTGCTGAGGGGGCGCGATATGTGGTAGAAGGTTTAGAATTATCCAAAGATGGCAGTTTTTACCGAGTACAAGGCGAAATTTCTCGATTAAGCAAGCCTGGAGAACCTGATCCCTTTTCAAGACCGACTCGCACCCAACCAGTCAGTTCGAGAAAACCCGCTAAAGGTCCCGCCAGTATTAACGATCTGCCGACGACAGACACAGTTGGGGAAGGAATTTTGGTGCAATGTGTCAAAGACGGTAAAAAACTCCGCGCCCGCGTGGTTTCTGATGGCTACGAACCCGATTGGAATATGCGGTTTCCCCGTTCGATTCGAGAAGAGGGAATGCTGTATGTGGTGGATGAAGTCAAGACTGCCCCTGATGGGAAATCTTACATTGCTTGCGGTGAGATTAAACGCTTTGTGCAACCCACTGTTGCTAGTTAA
- a CDS encoding cupin domain-containing protein, with the protein MAATITNADTSYHNTLKNLIEYPETGILSKVFVKDAHSQQNLFCLAAGTTLEEHTSSKNATVMVMEGEGKLTLNGEVIKLTQGVVVYMPAHAPHALEATTNLAFWLILSAVETQGKSIEN; encoded by the coding sequence ATGGCTGCAACGATTACCAATGCTGACACCAGCTATCACAATACGCTTAAAAATCTCATTGAATATCCAGAAACAGGAATTTTGAGCAAAGTTTTTGTCAAAGATGCCCACAGTCAACAAAATCTGTTTTGCCTCGCAGCAGGGACAACGTTAGAAGAACATACTTCTTCTAAAAACGCCACGGTGATGGTGATGGAAGGGGAAGGAAAATTGACCTTAAACGGTGAAGTTATCAAATTGACTCAAGGTGTAGTGGTATATATGCCAGCACACGCGCCCCACGCTCTCGAAGCAACGACCAATTTGGCCTTCTGGCTAATCTTATCCGCAGTCGAAACCCAAGGAAAATCAATTGAAAATTAA
- a CDS encoding Crp/Fnr family transcriptional regulator: MLATIEQLQQLWILRTLSEENLSQLQPHAEIRTFQKEEMVMIEEDELPACLFALVEGKLQIQKTATTGKETVVRMIHAGEMFAAPAMFGNQIAPATVVCQEKSVVVMIDKNAIIDAIQETPEIALQILATFNQRLQHLHETVHGLISERATVRLARLILYQAKEYGTRQEKEGEILNVKLPYYQMARMVGITYEECTRLLKKMETAVSYRRGGTILIHDWELMAAFTHAEEE; this comes from the coding sequence ATGTTGGCAACGATTGAACAACTGCAACAGCTTTGGATACTCCGCACCCTCTCTGAGGAAAACTTGTCGCAACTGCAACCTCATGCCGAAATTCGGACGTTTCAGAAAGAAGAAATGGTCATGATTGAGGAAGATGAGTTACCAGCCTGTTTATTTGCCTTAGTCGAGGGAAAGTTGCAAATTCAAAAAACCGCCACAACGGGAAAAGAAACGGTTGTGAGGATGATTCACGCGGGAGAAATGTTTGCAGCCCCTGCGATGTTTGGCAATCAGATTGCACCCGCTACTGTCGTCTGTCAGGAAAAATCTGTAGTGGTGATGATCGATAAAAATGCAATCATTGATGCGATTCAGGAAACCCCAGAAATCGCGCTGCAAATTCTCGCCACCTTTAACCAGCGACTACAGCATTTACATGAAACGGTACATGGTTTAATTTCGGAACGCGCAACGGTACGGTTAGCCCGTTTAATTCTCTATCAAGCAAAAGAATATGGCACAAGACAGGAAAAAGAAGGTGAGATTTTAAATGTGAAACTTCCTTATTATCAAATGGCGCGAATGGTCGGGATTACTTATGAAGAATGTACCCGTTTATTAAAGAAAATGGAAACGGCTGTCAGTTATCGCCGTGGGGGAACAATTCTGATTCATGATTGGGAGTTAATGGCTGCTTTTACCCATGCAGAAGAAGAGTAA
- a CDS encoding DUF6745 domain-containing protein: MLKMISGGRIPKQRRQPHPPQPKEPLTPEQARKRILNHQGFDGMRILGHLDLSGASHLYDLPNNLSCESLDLSDCVNLSRLPEGLHVTYWIEVAGSGLTHLEAGHGFILRWRGVPISDRALVNPDSITGQEILNTDNVELRRVLIERLGYEKFLQQVGGIIRDRDQDVGGERQLIAVPFEDDEPLMVLKVICPSTRQLHLLRVPPDMETCHQAAAWVAGFNNPDLYHPAIET, encoded by the coding sequence ATGTTAAAAATGATCTCAGGCGGACGGATTCCCAAGCAGCGACGACAACCACATCCTCCCCAACCCAAAGAACCGCTAACCCCAGAACAAGCCCGAAAACGGATTCTGAACCATCAAGGGTTTGACGGAATGCGTATTTTAGGACATTTAGATTTAAGTGGTGCATCCCATCTTTATGATTTACCGAATAACCTGAGTTGTGAAAGTCTTGATCTGAGCGATTGCGTGAATCTCTCTCGGCTTCCCGAGGGGTTGCACGTTACTTATTGGATTGAAGTGGCTGGGAGTGGTTTGACTCATTTAGAAGCAGGTCATGGCTTTATTTTACGCTGGCGAGGCGTTCCCATCAGCGATCGCGCACTGGTTAATCCTGATTCCATCACAGGTCAAGAAATTCTTAATACCGACAATGTTGAGTTACGGCGGGTGTTAATTGAACGGTTGGGATATGAAAAGTTTTTACAGCAAGTGGGGGGAATTATTCGCGATCGCGATCAGGATGTAGGAGGGGAACGTCAACTGATTGCAGTTCCCTTTGAAGACGACGAACCATTGATGGTGTTAAAAGTGATTTGTCCTTCTACCAGACAGCTTCACCTCTTGCGCGTTCCCCCCGATATGGAAACTTGTCATCAAGCAGCAGCTTGGGTGGCAGGGTTTAACAATCCCGATCTTTATCATCCCGCGATCGAAACTTAA